A genomic stretch from Terriglobales bacterium includes:
- a CDS encoding Rne/Rng family ribonuclease produces the protein MSKELFVSSTPHETKVAIIEDDLLAEIYFERENEYTLAGSIYKGRVTRVLPGMQSAFVDIGLERDAFLYVSDFFEDQEEYDAVVTQAEEEVGKLQGRQVEPAGRPESGEVPTPTPPPVSAPAESEAGSRRWRGRRRRGRRGRDFGREQAPRPQVPASTTPPAYQPIVLPGESISKYRRLADQHPTVEPISPAAELGFSAPAEPAEASAPPGGFEITGGYEESAHPSHWPAEDTSAAVEALETPAESQEAKPDAPAAPILPWNPDLVEEEEIDEEETDVPALAAAEDDEIVFEDLEEQTLESSTGQEILEAVEESRIERSATGDYESEAPGYVPAEVDREELEEEEAELQPSAEGAEAELIAEAKEEADELEEDTALAGHAELRGPAPTAAFQQRTERAEQPGLGRRRGRRGGRGTSRRNIQRGPHRLITDLLKEGQEILVQIAKEPMGKKGARITSHIALPGRFLVYMPTVDHIGVSRKIVSEEERQRLKRILSSERNGAHGGFIVRTAAGGASEEDLRADIRFLINLWNEIRNRAEAGKAPALIYHDLNVVERILRDQVTETFSHIWVDSEAEYERVLRFVNRFQPALVKRVKLYAKETPLFEQFNIQEEINKALKSKVWLKSGGYIVINQTEALVAVDINTGKYVGKTARLEDTIVKTNIEAIKEIVRQVRLRDLGGIIVIDFIDMDERRNRQKVMQALEEALRHDRAPSKVLQFNDFGLVAITRKRVKQSLERTLGMPCNYCTGTGLIKSVPTVCNEIYVEMRKMAQHFERPDVMLRVHPDVAKALKAGGARLLQEMEELTGRTIIVKADPAIHQEQFDIN, from the coding sequence ATGTCGAAAGAATTGTTCGTGTCTTCGACGCCACATGAGACCAAGGTGGCCATCATCGAAGATGATTTGCTCGCCGAAATCTATTTCGAGCGCGAGAACGAGTACACCCTCGCGGGTTCCATTTACAAAGGGCGTGTAACCAGGGTCCTGCCCGGAATGCAGTCGGCCTTCGTGGATATCGGGCTGGAACGCGATGCTTTCCTCTACGTTTCCGATTTCTTCGAAGACCAGGAGGAGTACGACGCCGTCGTCACCCAGGCCGAGGAGGAAGTCGGTAAGCTTCAGGGGCGGCAGGTCGAACCGGCCGGACGTCCGGAAAGCGGTGAGGTTCCGACCCCGACCCCGCCCCCGGTCAGTGCGCCGGCCGAGTCGGAGGCCGGCTCGAGGCGCTGGCGCGGTCGCCGTCGCCGCGGCCGCCGCGGTCGAGACTTCGGTCGCGAACAGGCCCCGCGGCCCCAGGTTCCTGCTTCGACCACTCCGCCCGCCTACCAGCCCATCGTTCTGCCGGGTGAGTCCATCTCCAAATATCGGCGTCTGGCAGACCAGCACCCGACGGTTGAGCCGATTTCACCGGCTGCCGAGCTGGGTTTCTCCGCCCCCGCGGAACCTGCCGAGGCTTCAGCGCCGCCCGGCGGATTCGAGATTACCGGCGGCTACGAAGAGTCCGCGCACCCGAGCCATTGGCCAGCCGAAGACACCTCAGCGGCGGTCGAAGCCCTGGAGACGCCGGCGGAATCGCAAGAAGCCAAGCCGGATGCACCTGCTGCTCCCATTCTTCCCTGGAATCCGGATTTGGTCGAAGAGGAGGAGATCGACGAGGAAGAGACGGATGTGCCCGCCCTGGCGGCGGCGGAAGACGACGAAATCGTATTCGAGGATTTGGAGGAACAGACACTCGAGAGCTCCACTGGCCAAGAGATTCTGGAGGCTGTCGAGGAGTCTCGCATCGAGCGCAGTGCTACTGGCGATTATGAGTCTGAGGCGCCAGGTTACGTCCCGGCAGAAGTCGATCGAGAGGAGTTGGAGGAGGAGGAAGCCGAACTCCAGCCGTCCGCCGAGGGCGCCGAGGCAGAACTGATTGCGGAGGCCAAGGAAGAGGCCGATGAACTGGAGGAAGACACGGCTTTGGCCGGCCACGCCGAACTCCGTGGGCCTGCGCCGACCGCCGCCTTTCAGCAGCGCACCGAGAGGGCAGAGCAGCCTGGGTTAGGTCGCCGCCGCGGCCGTCGGGGCGGGCGGGGCACGTCCCGCCGCAACATTCAGCGGGGGCCGCACCGTTTGATCACCGATCTGCTGAAGGAAGGCCAGGAAATCCTGGTGCAGATCGCCAAGGAGCCCATGGGCAAGAAGGGGGCGCGTATCACCAGCCATATCGCCTTGCCGGGACGGTTCCTCGTATACATGCCCACCGTGGACCACATCGGCGTCTCCCGCAAGATCGTTTCCGAGGAGGAGCGCCAGCGTCTGAAGCGGATCCTGAGCAGCGAGCGCAACGGGGCTCACGGAGGGTTCATTGTGCGCACCGCCGCGGGCGGCGCTAGTGAAGAGGACTTGCGGGCCGATATCCGCTTCCTCATCAACCTTTGGAACGAGATTCGCAATCGCGCCGAAGCCGGCAAGGCTCCCGCGCTCATTTACCACGATCTTAATGTCGTCGAGCGCATCTTGCGCGATCAGGTAACGGAGACCTTCTCGCACATCTGGGTGGATAGTGAGGCCGAGTATGAGCGCGTGCTCCGCTTCGTGAATCGCTTCCAGCCGGCTTTGGTGAAGCGCGTAAAGCTCTACGCCAAGGAAACCCCTTTGTTCGAGCAGTTCAACATTCAGGAGGAAATCAATAAAGCGCTCAAGTCCAAGGTCTGGCTCAAGAGCGGCGGCTATATCGTGATTAACCAGACCGAGGCATTAGTAGCCGTCGATATCAACACCGGCAAGTATGTCGGCAAGACGGCCCGCCTGGAAGACACCATCGTCAAGACCAACATTGAGGCCATCAAGGAAATCGTGCGCCAGGTGCGCTTGCGGGACTTGGGCGGCATCATCGTCATCGATTTCATCGACATGGACGAGCGCCGCAACCGGCAGAAAGTTATGCAGGCCCTGGAAGAAGCCCTCCGTCACGACCGCGCGCCCTCCAAGGTCCTGCAGTTCAACGATTTCGGCCTGGTGGCCATTACCCGCAAGCGGGTCAAGCAGTCGCTGGAGCGCACTCTCGGTATGCCTTGCAACTACTGCACGGGAACCGGCTTGATCAAGTCCGTGCCCACGGTCTGCAATGAGATCTACGTGGAGATGCGGAAGATGGCGCAGCATTTTGAGCGCCCGGATGTGATGCTGAGAGTGCACCCTGACGTAGCCAAGGCGCTGAAGGCCGGTGGAGCCCGGTTGCTGCAGGAGATGGAAGAACTCACCGGCCGGACCATCATTGTCAAGGCCGACCCGGCGATTCACCAGGAGCAGTTCGACATCAATTAA
- a CDS encoding helix-turn-helix domain-containing protein: MADPREVMNIRQASQYLGVSPDTLYKYVYEEKIPAFKLGNRWKFKKTILDSWMEKKSAMSEGRMKKKPKSARVAGD; the protein is encoded by the coding sequence ATGGCCGATCCGCGTGAAGTGATGAACATCCGGCAGGCGTCGCAATACCTGGGCGTGAGCCCGGACACGCTTTACAAGTACGTGTACGAGGAGAAGATTCCGGCTTTCAAGCTGGGCAACCGCTGGAAGTTCAAGAAGACCATCCTGGATTCCTGGATGGAAAAAAAGAGCGCCATGAGCGAAGGGCGAATGAAGAAGAAACCCAAGTCAGCCCGTGTGGCAGGAGATTGA
- the pilM gene encoding type IV pilus assembly protein PilM: MFGLGGSKTIVGLDIGSSSIKAVELKRARGEVQVAHLGMEPLGQDMVVDGAIVDGPSVTSAITKVFTDAQIKAKNVATAVSGHSVIVKKISMRAMADAELAENINTEAAQHIPFDIADVKIDYQVLSEDPASPYMDVLLVAVKKDKILSYTNVLAMASKNPVVVDIDAFALQNCYEYNYDPSPGSTVALLNLGASVMNINIVKGNTPLFTRDVSVGGIQYTDALQKELDLSFDDAESFKLGRKVGTVSEDSKAPILQQVTEIIVLEIQKTFDFFRATASGEHIERIYMAGGSSKVPGLTEALRQEFSLPVEILNPFQKIGYSGGSELIEQNAAQFAVAVGLALRSFENL, translated from the coding sequence ATGTTCGGACTCGGCGGATCGAAAACCATAGTCGGCCTCGATATCGGATCCAGTTCCATCAAGGCGGTGGAGCTGAAGCGCGCCCGGGGAGAGGTGCAAGTGGCGCACCTCGGCATGGAGCCCTTGGGCCAGGACATGGTGGTGGACGGAGCCATTGTCGATGGTCCGAGCGTGACCAGCGCCATCACCAAGGTATTTACCGACGCCCAGATCAAGGCCAAGAACGTGGCCACCGCGGTGAGTGGGCATTCTGTCATTGTGAAGAAGATCTCCATGCGCGCCATGGCTGACGCGGAACTGGCTGAGAACATCAACACCGAGGCCGCCCAGCACATCCCCTTCGATATCGCCGACGTCAAGATCGACTACCAGGTGCTGTCGGAGGACCCCGCCAGCCCCTACATGGACGTGCTCTTGGTGGCCGTCAAGAAGGACAAGATCCTGAGCTACACCAACGTGCTGGCCATGGCGAGCAAGAATCCGGTGGTTGTGGACATCGATGCCTTCGCCTTGCAGAACTGCTACGAGTACAACTACGACCCGTCGCCGGGCTCCACCGTCGCCCTGCTCAATCTGGGCGCCAGCGTGATGAACATCAACATCGTCAAAGGAAATACCCCGTTGTTTACCCGCGACGTCAGCGTGGGAGGGATTCAGTACACCGACGCTTTGCAAAAGGAACTCGATCTGAGCTTCGACGATGCCGAGTCGTTCAAGTTGGGCCGCAAGGTGGGGACGGTCAGCGAGGACTCCAAGGCACCGATCCTGCAACAGGTCACCGAGATCATCGTGCTGGAAATTCAGAAGACGTTCGATTTCTTCCGGGCCACGGCTTCGGGCGAACACATCGAGCGTATTTACATGGCCGGCGGCTCCTCCAAGGTGCCGGGGCTGACCGAGGCCCTGCGCCAGGAGTTCTCGCTGCCGGTCGAGATCCTCAACCCGTTCCAGAAGATCGGCTACTCGGGAGGCTCCGAGCTGATCGAGCAGAACGCGGCCCAGTTCGCCGTTGCGGTGGGCCTGGCCCTGAGGAGCTTTGAGAACCTATGA
- a CDS encoding PilN domain-containing protein: MIRINLQAVAKAKKGRRGAAAAAAVPEFAGAEGPSRTVVIVIGAVLLIVLNGGWFFWLDREAGRIEKETQEADRKLADLKAIQTRVEQKSKLLQNYQNRVQLIDQLRSNQAGPVNLLDIIGSTVNTTEAVWLISLKDEGNSIAIDGSALSHDAVATLMENLKRANLFDSIELKETVQDDRAKERAIFQFTLTCNKKRPGAQS, from the coding sequence ATGATCCGCATCAATCTGCAGGCAGTGGCGAAAGCGAAAAAGGGCCGCCGCGGCGCCGCGGCGGCAGCAGCCGTGCCCGAATTCGCAGGGGCCGAAGGCCCCAGCCGTACGGTTGTTATCGTCATCGGGGCCGTGCTGCTCATCGTGCTGAATGGGGGCTGGTTCTTCTGGCTCGACCGGGAAGCGGGAAGGATCGAGAAGGAGACCCAGGAGGCCGACCGCAAGCTGGCGGACTTGAAGGCCATCCAGACGCGGGTGGAACAAAAGAGCAAGCTGCTGCAGAACTATCAGAACCGTGTCCAATTAATCGATCAGCTCCGCAGCAACCAGGCTGGCCCGGTCAATCTTCTCGACATCATCGGAAGCACCGTCAACACCACCGAAGCCGTCTGGCTGATCAGCCTGAAGGACGAGGGCAACAGCATTGCAATTGATGGCTCGGCCTTGAGCCATGACGCGGTGGCCACCCTGATGGAGAACCTGAAAAGGGCCAATCTGTTCGACAGCATCGAGCTCAAGGAAACTGTGCAGGATGACAGGGCAAAGGAGCGGGCCATCTTCCAGTTCACCTTGACGTGTAACAAGAAGCGACCGGGGGCACAGTCATGA
- the pilO gene encoding type 4a pilus biogenesis protein PilO, giving the protein MSAGRQYLIMIVVVALVTGAAWYFVWQPQQQANDQAQAALDAKNQQIASLNQLRDKERELDDNIAKLQQQLQQMAAIVPDKKEVESFIHLLEDKAQEAGITVRRYTAQPLVTREFYSEVPFEVELDGQYYQMLNFFDRVGRLERIVNITNLQLAGVADRRNIKGLKKNYTYGPSESVVALCQAVTFFSPEGQAGAAPGAAGPPGQQPGAPPRR; this is encoded by the coding sequence ATGAGCGCTGGCAGACAGTACCTGATCATGATCGTGGTGGTCGCGTTGGTCACCGGAGCTGCCTGGTACTTCGTGTGGCAGCCCCAGCAGCAAGCCAACGACCAGGCGCAGGCGGCTTTGGATGCCAAGAACCAGCAGATCGCCAGCCTGAACCAGCTCCGCGACAAGGAGCGGGAGCTGGATGACAACATCGCCAAGCTGCAGCAGCAACTGCAGCAGATGGCGGCCATCGTGCCGGACAAGAAGGAAGTGGAAAGTTTCATCCATCTTCTCGAAGACAAAGCGCAGGAAGCGGGCATCACCGTGCGACGCTACACGGCCCAGCCCCTGGTCACGCGCGAGTTCTATTCCGAGGTTCCCTTCGAGGTGGAGCTGGATGGCCAGTACTACCAAATGCTCAATTTCTTTGACCGCGTGGGCCGGCTGGAGCGCATCGTCAACATCACCAACCTGCAGTTGGCAGGGGTGGCCGACAGGAGGAATATCAAAGGGTTGAAGAAGAACTACACCTACGGGCCGAGCGAGAGTGTGGTAGCTCTGTGCCAGGCAGTGACCTTCTTCAGTCCGGAAGGGCAAGCAGGTGCCGCCCCGGGCGCTGCCGGGCCTCCAGGCCAGCAGCCGGGCGCACCGCCGAGGAGATAG
- the pilQ gene encoding type IV pilus secretin PilQ: MSRVRVLTILGSLLLLSTVAAAAASQLTEVSAATQGNATIVTIRANGAFTHTEYRPAENLLLVDLAGVSAEHMDGKTHTLQVPGVTAYRVVGFRSSTGVEVARVEMTLMPAAGVAVNEAGNTLQVRVTGFAEETKARPAQAPVRAEEIAPKSQPGATVTLQDIQVAQSSEGTQVEIVANAPLAPKAMKLRGPDRLVIDLPNTVATRNSRQIAVNAADVRSVRMGRFKSEPPVTRVVLDLAAAHDYELQTRGNRLLVKLRPVLESPADKPEAPQTAQTAPVTVASGDRPSPVPSAETAPQTAQEVVFVEPKFEPKPEAQTDQANETSARVQQAAAKFGSPPEPIAFSNAVTPASGSLAAQPAVNLALMQQQQMSQAGASATSGTSCVRQARYTGEPISLNLKDADLKDFFRLIHEISGLNVVLDPAVKGSVTVVLDDVPWDQALAIVLKNNNMECELDGNVLRIATLDTLKKEADSRKAQQEAQMLAVPKVTVTRFLSYARAADVTPTIKKFLTQRGDVIADQRTNALIIEDVPAVIPTVDRLIKELDRKTQEVEIEARVVAATRNFARDIGMQIGFGWGNNPTGVGGAGSVGTSPLNVAVSNPLYFTIGNAIPLFSNLPALGPTSGISFSNASQNYRVDAILTMAESRGLLKILSRPRVVTQNNIQAFVKQGVRVPVVTAAQLGGPPTVTYVDAFLRLTVTPQITVENTIFLNVDVENTTPDFSRTVSGNPTLLTSQATTQVLITDGGTVVIGGVIQTQNSINVFQVPLLGNIPIFGELFKRRSVSTSTQELIFFITPKIIQT; this comes from the coding sequence ATGAGTCGAGTGCGAGTGCTGACAATTCTCGGGTCGCTGCTGCTGTTGAGCACCGTGGCAGCGGCCGCCGCGTCGCAGCTGACGGAGGTGAGCGCCGCCACCCAGGGCAACGCCACCATCGTGACCATCCGCGCGAACGGCGCCTTCACCCACACCGAGTATCGGCCGGCAGAGAACCTCTTGCTGGTCGATCTGGCGGGTGTTTCGGCAGAGCACATGGACGGCAAGACGCACACCCTCCAGGTGCCCGGTGTCACCGCCTATCGCGTGGTCGGCTTCCGAAGCAGCACCGGCGTCGAGGTGGCGCGTGTCGAAATGACTCTGATGCCTGCCGCCGGCGTGGCCGTGAACGAGGCGGGCAACACGCTGCAAGTGCGCGTGACGGGGTTCGCGGAAGAGACCAAAGCGCGTCCGGCGCAAGCCCCGGTCAGAGCCGAAGAGATCGCTCCCAAGAGCCAGCCGGGTGCAACCGTCACCCTGCAGGATATCCAGGTCGCGCAGAGCAGCGAAGGTACCCAGGTGGAGATTGTGGCCAACGCACCCCTGGCGCCCAAGGCCATGAAGCTCCGCGGTCCGGACCGCCTCGTCATCGATCTGCCCAATACCGTTGCCACCCGTAACTCCCGGCAGATCGCCGTGAATGCGGCCGACGTCCGCTCGGTGCGCATGGGTCGCTTCAAGTCCGAGCCTCCGGTCACCCGCGTGGTTCTGGACCTGGCGGCCGCCCACGACTACGAACTTCAGACGCGGGGCAATCGCCTGCTGGTGAAGCTGCGCCCGGTTTTGGAATCTCCGGCGGACAAGCCGGAAGCTCCGCAAACCGCCCAGACCGCTCCGGTAACGGTTGCCAGCGGGGACCGACCGTCACCGGTTCCCTCGGCAGAAACCGCGCCGCAAACCGCCCAGGAAGTGGTCTTTGTCGAACCCAAGTTTGAACCCAAGCCGGAAGCCCAGACTGATCAGGCCAATGAGACCTCTGCGCGTGTGCAACAGGCGGCCGCGAAGTTTGGTTCTCCACCGGAACCCATTGCTTTCAGCAACGCCGTAACCCCAGCCAGCGGCTCCTTGGCCGCACAGCCGGCGGTGAACCTGGCTCTGATGCAGCAACAGCAGATGTCCCAGGCCGGCGCATCGGCAACCAGTGGGACCTCGTGCGTCCGCCAGGCCCGCTATACCGGCGAACCCATCTCCCTCAACCTCAAGGACGCGGATTTGAAGGATTTCTTCCGCCTCATCCATGAGATCAGCGGCCTGAACGTCGTTCTGGATCCGGCCGTCAAGGGATCCGTAACCGTCGTCCTGGACGACGTTCCGTGGGACCAGGCACTGGCCATCGTGCTCAAGAATAACAACATGGAGTGCGAGCTCGACGGCAACGTCCTGCGGATCGCCACCCTGGACACCCTCAAGAAGGAAGCCGACTCGCGCAAGGCGCAGCAGGAGGCCCAGATGCTGGCCGTGCCCAAAGTCACGGTCACGCGCTTCCTTAGTTATGCTCGCGCGGCCGACGTCACGCCGACCATCAAGAAGTTCCTTACCCAGCGGGGTGATGTGATCGCTGATCAGCGCACTAACGCCCTGATCATTGAGGACGTCCCGGCGGTTATCCCCACGGTGGACCGGTTGATTAAGGAGCTGGATCGCAAGACCCAGGAGGTTGAGATCGAAGCCCGCGTGGTTGCTGCGACGCGCAACTTTGCGCGCGACATCGGCATGCAGATCGGTTTCGGTTGGGGCAACAACCCCACCGGGGTTGGAGGCGCTGGCAGTGTCGGCACCAGTCCCCTCAACGTAGCTGTCAGCAACCCCCTGTACTTCACCATCGGCAACGCCATCCCGCTCTTTTCCAACCTGCCGGCATTGGGGCCCACCAGCGGCATCAGCTTCAGCAACGCCAGCCAGAACTACCGGGTGGACGCCATCCTCACCATGGCGGAGTCCCGCGGCCTGCTGAAGATTCTGTCCCGCCCGCGCGTGGTCACCCAGAACAACATCCAGGCCTTTGTCAAGCAGGGTGTCCGCGTGCCCGTGGTTACCGCCGCCCAGTTGGGTGGTCCGCCCACGGTCACCTACGTGGATGCGTTCCTGCGGCTGACGGTCACACCGCAGATCACCGTGGAGAACACCATCTTCCTGAACGTGGACGTGGAAAACACCACGCCCGACTTCAGCCGGACGGTCAGCGGCAATCCCACCCTGCTCACCTCCCAGGCCACCACCCAGGTGCTGATCACCGATGGCGGCACGGTGGTGATTGGCGGCGTGATCCAGACCCAGAACTCCATCAACGTTTTCCAGGTGCCCTTGCTGGGCAACATCCCGATCTTCGGAGAGCTCTTTAAGCGCCGCTCGGTTTCTACCTCGACGCAAGAGCTCATCTTCTTCATCACTCCGAAGATCATTCAGACGTAG
- a CDS encoding Xaa-Pro peptidase family protein yields the protein MNHTTRQSRLQERIQRQGFDAVLVTHLPNVRYLCGFTGSSGVLAATPGQVALFTDGRYAEQAAQEVRGARTVITRASALQAAGRWLARRKARCIAVEADHLTLQGQGVLRAALPAKSRLRPLTGIVERLRMIKEPQEVEHLRAAARLGSRLFQGLLPRIRPGRLEVEVAAELEFAARRRGAEGMSFETIVASGARSALPHGKASSQPIPNAGFLILDFGVILAGYCSDMTRTLYLGRVPRGARRMHEAVRQAQSEAVATVRPGTPVGEVDRAARRILTRAGLAGYFTHSTGHGVGLEIHEPPRLARGEQELLVPGMVVTIEPGVYVPRRGGVRIEDMVLVTEQGCEVLTHVPRELIEL from the coding sequence ATGAACCACACGACCCGCCAATCACGCCTCCAGGAGCGCATCCAGCGGCAAGGGTTCGACGCCGTGCTGGTCACTCACCTGCCCAACGTCCGCTACCTCTGCGGCTTCACCGGGAGCTCGGGGGTGCTGGCGGCCACTCCCGGGCAGGTTGCGCTCTTCACCGACGGTCGCTATGCGGAACAGGCTGCCCAGGAAGTGCGAGGGGCCAGAACAGTCATCACCCGGGCATCAGCCTTGCAGGCTGCCGGACGCTGGCTCGCCCGCCGCAAGGCGCGCTGCATCGCTGTGGAAGCTGACCACCTGACGCTGCAAGGCCAGGGGGTTCTCAGGGCCGCCCTGCCCGCCAAAAGCCGCCTACGGCCTCTGACGGGCATCGTAGAGCGGCTGCGGATGATCAAAGAGCCTCAAGAGGTAGAGCATCTTCGTGCCGCGGCTAGGCTGGGCAGCCGGCTCTTCCAAGGGCTACTGCCCCGGATTCGTCCTGGCAGGTTGGAGGTGGAAGTTGCCGCCGAACTCGAGTTCGCCGCTCGCCGCCGGGGAGCGGAAGGCATGTCCTTCGAAACCATTGTGGCTTCGGGCGCCCGCTCGGCGCTGCCCCACGGCAAGGCTTCCTCGCAACCTATTCCAAATGCTGGGTTTTTGATACTCGACTTCGGTGTTATACTCGCCGGTTATTGCTCGGACATGACCCGCACTCTGTACCTGGGCCGGGTTCCGAGGGGGGCCCGCAGGATGCACGAGGCTGTTCGCCAAGCCCAGTCAGAGGCCGTGGCCACGGTCCGGCCGGGAACCCCGGTGGGGGAAGTGGACCGGGCCGCCCGCCGGATTCTCACCAGGGCGGGACTGGCTGGATACTTCACCCACTCGACGGGGCATGGGGTCGGATTGGAGATTCACGAACCTCCCCGGCTGGCCAGGGGAGAACAAGAGCTTCTGGTGCCCGGCATGGTGGTCACGATCGAGCCCGGTGTGTACGTGCCGCGACGCGGAGGGGTACGGATCGAGGATATGGTCTTGGTCACGGAGCAGGGCTGCGAGGTGCTCACCCACGTTCCAAGGGAGTTGATCGAGCTGTAG
- the accB gene encoding acetyl-CoA carboxylase biotin carboxyl carrier protein: MNQRELKELIEFLIEKDIAEFELERGDVKVRIKRASEQPGSPPYVHVTPVHAAPSVPQPAAPPVSPAIPATPAARETAEESGLHLVRSPIVGTFYESPSPGAPPFVKVGDTVVAGQVLCIIEAMKLMNEIESDGAGEIAKKFVSNGQPVEYGQPLFGLRSSA, from the coding sequence ATGAACCAAAGGGAACTGAAAGAGCTCATCGAATTCCTCATCGAGAAGGACATCGCTGAGTTCGAGTTGGAGCGCGGCGATGTCAAGGTGCGCATCAAGCGCGCCTCCGAGCAACCTGGCAGTCCGCCCTACGTTCATGTGACGCCCGTGCATGCCGCTCCTTCCGTGCCCCAACCGGCTGCTCCTCCCGTCTCACCCGCGATTCCGGCAACCCCGGCTGCCCGGGAAACCGCGGAGGAGTCCGGTCTGCACCTCGTCCGCTCACCCATCGTGGGTACTTTCTATGAGTCTCCTTCGCCCGGAGCGCCGCCCTTTGTGAAGGTGGGAGACACTGTGGTCGCTGGCCAGGTACTCTGCATCATCGAGGCCATGAAACTCATGAATGAGATCGAGTCCGACGGTGCCGGCGAAATCGCCAAGAAGTTCGTCTCCAACGGACAGCCTGTCGAATACGGCCAGCCCCTGTTTGGCTTACGGTCGAGTGCCTGA